The following coding sequences lie in one Xylocopa sonorina isolate GNS202 chromosome 7, iyXylSono1_principal, whole genome shotgun sequence genomic window:
- the LOC143425012 gene encoding uncharacterized protein LOC143425012 isoform X1: MTETDVIDPAQEEPEERNINAMSQSEDAYAPEEPTPDIPISLIDIQMPETPDSTRGQVSDGDTPRLESPKLLKPVLGKVQAKKRLMAFANKFNVLPKVQNKSNLLQTHPTKVSKSKTMSGDNRKPSQNDSNIGLNIDSDSIQYHNRHSSGSKLKKKTEEKILAIEEIRREESKSKMLLAEAMAAASLDEESYMNRNVQNLLENVKIMRDRSRQDEISVSRKSTSKSSVENKYSERKRYGGTKDDRRDSVSKEPKDCNGSKERYYKVSHDKEQRRKDKDKRDDRDKRDDNNKYDENRDKRDDERDKKDNEKDKWEDVREKKGMKEKKNSLKEKGNDLHEKTVEVKDRKEKEKDKDKGKEKDIMNSCSWAELKKCGITINDIIDIRKRDYSERTTKNRTAEDYLRHFEQLLMLNYCRVKRYAFIAEGIDGPKEYPPESIKVTKRGRPLLFYSENPRISLFINRQQIWQSVTTEHREKMREICEADFTRDDAEGEQSQHVRNWYPKTGICKSSENTNWHRPINVQLPRSKWDSEDEDGSPNGADKEQSEVKSSNITPEQESEEFSSQLSVLEEDTNNDKKINEDEISEVEKVDRQSTSPLLHSEGNEKLASEYEQFMKMVCSDIPVAKEFSPNLTKPPDSLSYHEFNIETNLPEDNNYLFEERSVSEKSDKSDTTKVEEKYKVMQEESRQSLEEISKIENDHMSSSSSHIEVEKRVRASSKETHDKSESEDSKSIPSDWENVRIKVERVSDENSDSREPKKKKKKRKKMISSSSDSSSSSSSSDSEEEVKRKKRKRKVSNDSDSFSDSDSSDSSSSSSDSSSSDDKRKKRRKKKRKAEKRKKKAKRMAKAKKKRRRKVSTDSSSSDSSDGRRKKKRKVSSKKLKQKKEYTDKRENNEDLVKTIQKSSLESSPENVKLIRSQVPIKKVKDEAKSGRRKRSIEKHDIWSKESELVRKVIPESSVPSKTHKDDEKKSKTDERYLEEWEMESVIVTQKGEKISKSSVEKVENVEIENIRKIEKKDERSKKEDRSKKDEHFKEKCLNIGKEAVQGGLKMEEDGEGKKKRKREKERKNSSEFLTEWEKESERMTQQIMQDEVKLSKKLEKQKKEKWGETEFDTLNVPSLTQLEREVNKRQLLADEWEVDSLEAVPDLTINKKKSSRTSKKLEKEIRYDKKTDTYISIEKETLRECKRRQDRLSAIRIWEEEQEEGEREAMMIIEQKNKRKKDEWDIEEESYLREKSERKEIVDSSASKIDNSHKEVSSISKETDASMKNDVIIAKKNKKSRWDMASQSEEKIELKAPVMWEEECAEWTKVNKFERRVSLDRCDTMLPKVKIKDEDVCMVEEQTRKSTSKNSSSDIIELFPRKSQDVNLLEPSWVPEEHNRSKSRMRSLESGTQRDVFSDKVKELSSTKEQRTAEHLKGIYELDVKLKNKNVELYSPSSPAASQKSEEIEDFNNSHVSSLSLEKDQLQEKPKKEALIKSDEEPVPNIPLQIKYRDSKYAKLVAAKDEFEEMLGVQKMEDQMLPIDELCSNANYKSLRMDIFAEYESDESRGKASNKSSEAVSSSASVKGEEETNEGKAALKLIPKQLLVRRNNERTKTKLIADDPIQHAAALLTIQKKLRESHAVRNDVKDVPCEEPSAEFKIDCEKKTNIEAPITEIVPTEQITITDVKVDSKDLSITVKTSITTKSDSPGAVKLDFEEYKSIDKTGKVEEFKKSRAVSSKDISDTESQIRSPSREQKRSPGRKENREDKRISDRSREKRDKKFDDRERGDRRSLKQEYSESRRRSSPCGSRRKRRSTSWDQEGSRSESHSRSWSRSRSKSPKRKEESIVASSSREKRSNRIDDDRPDRSRIDDRRERSTRSPRPNTATYNKEHFKKHVSTKGDRDEWNRRKYSCAEREKESRSYDAVEVLRERNVESDRHRDSRFRGDEADRSMWSYESENILRDGNESLDSYPNGQDLDVDYEEKAYYRDDSIERDIMEGPFRPSSKFKHRKSRPGARRDRQWEKEKESVDLDRHGHARRAEKIPPSSRGRSPPRPRRSSPRSSHDRFRRGSRSHSKSWSRSRSRSRSRSRSRSRSTSRPRSMMRSRSRSRSRSGSRSRTRSNSASRMRNPDHLQMAERLRSSRSPSMGRGRNNESSRERNDERDNMTLDDCAERGRRIETIVQSVSGLARDSSVLDANMHIGDNMETVATSFQYSAENEVGNEYYYTENNLTYPPCIDDTTTSSPKRLSLDDRLELELGIKKQQDGTSVPNEYGDNFNTNICYPSPNQQQQQMLYRQQPTVLQVGNVLQVVPADFNGVPVRRESASSSTAPIVRGSSQVVRVGNVLQVVPTSLDWSGGQTSTVEQSGGMMYTATVPQPSPVPSIPISVPVPVPVPMPVPAVPPAMTSSTPVSTLSPVPIPLSVPVPVPGPVSLPVTQTFSRTEVVPQKVPVLPVYNYEAILETRRKEQEERKRLREIRRKEKERRRIERINRRALRLLEKNNMRQSENTNQQKSTALDPSVLKALRESEEQANAEKQQAAIVLEKKEETSVVATSTSAEEEEVPAEEDEEEEEEEEAEVEDDEEDEEEVEEDDEEEEEDEEKSKVNKSKNEINEATATTTTITLDETSKIQIEAESKEWPELPPVPLKGILMTSGFRRTSVPNGNVDDLSTPENESGDNTDREGTEVDKNEFSRDEAGENKSSRSKTQVKKSKSKSIKWKQRNKKSVQFADGIKPGEGTSPSGGEGDMPSPPPPTSVTTRSGIRDVRRSSSRKSRKQEKRTRPPKAKKKVKVKIIKLKKPRVTPLTAMMMDDSDELEDRSPPPPPPGSPPPPHLWPSYLSAYNGNSRAIEVQPTATISNSSVQPPPPPTPLPLLVPPPPLNYTIQPCSKA; encoded by the exons ATGACAGAGACAGATGTAATCGATCCTGCTCAAG AAGAACCAGAAGAGAGAAATATTAACGCAATGTCACAATCAGAGGATGCTTATGCTCCAGAGGAACCAACACCAGACATTCCAATATCTTTGATTGATATACAAATGCCAGAAACGCCAGATAGTACAAGGGGTCAAGTGAGTGATGGAGACACACCCAGGTTGGAGAGTCCCAAATTACTTAAGCCTGTGCTAGGAAAAGTGCAAGCCAAAAAGAGATTAATGGCGTTCGCTAATAAGTTTAATGTGTTACCAAAAGTTCAGAATAAATCCAATCTATTACAAACACATCCTACCAAAGTTTCTAAATCTAAAACTATGTCGGGTGACAATAGGAAACCTTCACAAAATGATTCGAACATAGGGTTAAATATAGACTCAGATTCTATACAGTATCATAATCGTCATTCAAGTGGTagtaaattaaaaaagaaaacag AAGAAAAGATTCTGGCTATCGAGGAAATTAGAAGAGAAGAATCCAAAAGTAAAATGTTGTTGGCGGAAGCTATGGCTGCAG CTAGTTTAGATGAAGAAAGCTATATGAATAGAAATGTACAGAATTTATTAGAAAATGTAAAGATAATGAGAGATAGAAGTAGACAAGATGAAATTAGCGTTTCCCGTAAGAGCACTTCAAAATCGTCGgtcgaaaataaatattctgaaAG aaagcgATATGGAGGAACGAAAGATGATCGAAGAGATAGCGTTAGTAAAGAGCCGAAGGATTGCAATGGTAGCAAAGAACGGTACTATAAAGTTTCCCATGATAAAGAACAACGTAGAAAGGATAAAGATAAAAGAGATGATAGGGATAAACGAGATGATAATAATAAGTATGATGAGAATAGAGATAAAAGGGATGATGAGAGAGACAAAAAGGATAATGAAAAAGATAAGTGGGAAGATGTTCGCGAGAAAAAAGGAATGAAGGAAAAGAAGAATAGTTTGAAAGAGAAAGGAAATGATTTACATGAAAAAACTGTTGAAGTTAAAGATagaaaggaaaaggaaaaggaCAAAGataaaggaaaagagaaagataTTATGAATTCTTGTTCATGGGCAGAGTTAAAGAAGTGTGGTATAACTATCAATGATATTATTGATATTAGAAAGCGCGATTATTCAGAACGGACAACAAAGAATAG AACAGCTGAGGATTATCTGCGTCACTTCGAGCAGTTACTAATGTTAAATTATTGTCGTGTGAAACGTTATGCCTTTATCGCTGAAGGGATCGACGGTCCTAAAGAATATCCTCCTGAATCTATAAAAGTAACTAAACGAGGAagacctctattgttttatTCTGAAAATCCCCGTATCTCCCTTTTTATTAACCGTCAGCAGATCTGGCAATCAGTTACAACCGAGCACCGTGAAAAAATGCGAGAGATATGCGAGGCAGACTTTACACG AGATGATGCAGAAGGAGAACAATCTCAACATGTACGTAACTGGTATCCAAAAACAGGCATATGCAAGTCTAGTGAAAATACCAATTGGCATAGGCCCATCAATGTACAGCTGCCCAGGTCGAAGTGGGATAGCGAAGATGAAGACGGATCACCCAATGGCGCCGATAAAGAACAAAGTGAAGTAAAATCAAGTAACATTACTCCGGAACAAg AATCGGAGGAATTTTCTTCGCAATTAAGTGTGCTGGAGGAAGATACCAATAACGATAAGAAAATCAACGAAGACGAGATTTCAGAAGTTGAAAAAGTAGATAGACAATCAACATCTCCTTTATTGCACTCTGAAGGGAATGAAAAATTAGCATCGGAATACGAACAGTTTATGAAAATGGTTTGTAGCGATATTCCTGTAGCCAAGGAATTTTCACCAAACTTGACAAAACCTCCAGACTCTTTAAGTTATCATGAGTTCAATATAGAAACCAATTTACCCGAAGACAATAATTACCTATTCGAAGAGCGTAGTGTATCTGAGAAATCAGATAAAAGCGACACGACTAAAGTTGAGGAAAAATATAAGGTGATGCAAGAAGAAAGTCGACAGAGTTTGGAGGAAATTTCAAAGATCGAAAATGACCATATGTCCTCAAGCAGTTCCCATATCGAAGTTGAAAAACGTGTAAGAGCAAGTAGCAAAGAGACGCACGATAAAAGTGAATCAGAAGATTCTAAATCGATACCAAGCGACTGGGAGAACGTTCGAATCAAAGTGGAACGTGTAAGCGATGAGAATTCCGACTCTAGGGAAcctaaaaagaagaagaagaagcggaAAAAGATGATTTCTAGCAGCAGTGATTCGTCGAGTTCCTCGAGTTCTTCCGACTCTGAGGAAGAAGTGAaacgaaaaaagagaaaacgaaAGGTGTCTAACGATTCGGACTCGTTCTCAGATTCGGATAGCAGCgacagtagtagcagtagtagcgACTCGTCCAGTTCGGATGATAAACgtaagaaaagaagaaagaaaaaacggAAAgctgaaaaaagaaagaagaaagcgAAGCGAATGGCAAaagcgaagaaaaaaagaaggaggaAAGTAAGTACGGATTCTAGTAGCAGTGATTCGTCTGATGGCAGAAGGAAGAAAAAACGGAAGGTGTCCAGTAAAAAGTTGAAACAGAAAAAAGAATATACCGATAAACGAGAGAATAACGAAGACCTAGTGAAAACGATACAAAAGTCTTCTTTAGAATCATCGCCGGAAAATGTAAAACTGATACGATCGCAGGTACCGATAAAGAAGGTTAAAGATGAGGCGAAGAGCGGACGCAGAAAGAGATCGATTGAAAAGCACGATATATGGAGCAAAGAATCGGAATTAGTTAGGAAAGTGATTCCTGAGAGCAGTGTGCCTAGCAAAACGCATAAAGATGATGAGAAGAAGAGCAAGACCGACGAACGTTACTTGGAAGAGTGGGAAATGGAATCTGTAATAGTGACACAAAAAGGGGAGAAAATATCGAAAAGCAGCGTTGAGAAAGTAGAAAACGTTGAGATAGAGAACATTcgaaaaatagaaaagaaagatGAAAGAAGTAAGAAGGAAGATAGAAGCAAGAAGGATGAACATTTTAAAGAAAAATGCTTGAATATTGGCAAGGAAGCCGTGCAAGGAGGTTTGAAGATGGAAGAGGACGGCGAGggaaagaagaaaaggaaacgggagaaagagaggaagaataGCAGCGAATTTCTGACCGAGTGGGAGAAAGAAAGCGAACGTATGACACAGCAGATAATGCAGGATGAAGTGAAGCTTTCGAAGAAGTTAGAGAAACAGAAGAAAGAGAAATGGGGCGAGACTGAGTTCGATACGTTGAATGTCCCGTCGTTGACGCAGCTCGAAAgggaagtgaacaagaggcAATTACTTGCGGACGAATGGGAAGTCGACAGCCTGGAAGCTGTACCTGATTTGACGATAAATAAGAAAAAATCTTCACGTACTTCGAAGAAACTGGAGAAAGAGATTCGATACGACAAAAAGACGGACACATATATTTCTATAGAAAAGGAaactttaagagaatgtaaaagaAGGCAAGACAGACTGTCCGCAATCAGGATCTGGGAGGAAGAACAGGAGGAAGGTGAGAGGGAAGCTATGATGATCATTGAACAGAAAAACAAAAGGAAGAAGGATGAGTGGGATATCGAGGAGGAGTCGTACTTGCGTGAGAAAAGTGAGAGAAAAGAGATTGTAGACagtagtgcttctaaaatcgacAATAGTCACAAAGAAGTAAGCTCAATCAGCAAAGAAACAGATGCGTCGATGAAAAATGATGTTATTATTGCCAAGAAAAACAAAAAGAGCCGCTGGGATATGGCGTCGCAATCTGAAGAGAAGATAGAGTTGAAGGCTCCTGTTATGTGGGAGGAGGAATGTGCAGAATGGACGAAAGTGAACAAATTTGAGCGCAGAGTATCTTTGGACCGCTGTGACACGATGTTACCCAAGGTCAAAATTAAAGACGAGGACGTTTGTATGGTTGAAGAGCAGACGAGAAAGTCTACGTCAAAAAACTCCAGTTCTGATATTATCgaattatttcctagaaagtctcAAGATGTGAATTTGTTAGAGCCTTCTTGGGTTCCGGAGGAACATAATAGAAGCAAGTCGCGGATGAGAAGTTTGGAGAGCGGTACCCAGAGAGATGTGTTTTCCGATAAAGTGAAGGAACTGTCATCTACGAAAGAGCAACGCACTGCGGAACACTTGAAGGGTATATACGAGCTGGACGTGAAGTTGAAGAACAAAAATGTAGAATTGTATAGTCCTAGTTCTCCAGCTGCATCCCAGAAGTCCGAG GAGATTGAAGATTTTAACAACAGTCACGTAAGTTCCTTAAGTCTGGAAAAAGATCAGCTTCAGGAGAAGCCAAAGAAGGAAGCGCTAATCAAGTCTGACGAAGAACCCGTTCCTAACATACCTCTTCAAATAAAGTATCGAGATAGCAAGTATGCAAAGCTTGTAGCAGCAAAGGATGAATTTGAAGAAATGCTAGGAGTACAGAAAATGGAGGATCAAATGCTTCCGATAGATGAACTATGTTCCAATGCTAATTACAAATCTCTACGAATGGATATATTCGCAGAATACGAATCCGATGAATCGCGTGGGAAGGCAAGTAACAAAAGTTCCGAGGCAGTATCTTCATCTGCCAGTGtcaaaggagaagaagaaacgaACGAGGGGAAAGCCGCGCTCAAGTTAATTCCTAAACAACTATTAGTTCGACGAAACAATGAACGTACGAAGACAAAATTGATCGCAGATGATCCCATACAGCACGCTGCAGCTCTATTAACTATCCAGAAAAAGCTTCGAGAATCGCACGCCGTGAGGAACGACGTAAAGGATGTACCATGTGAGGAACCTTCAGCTGAATTTAAAATTGACTGTGAAAAGAAAACCAATATTGAAGCGCCAATAACTGAAATCGTTCCTACTGAGCAGATCACTATAACGGATGTCAAGGTGGACTCTAAAGATTTGTCAATAACGGTGAAGACGTCTATTACCACGAAGTCGGATTCACCAGGAGCAGTGAAACTTGATTTCGAGGAGTATAAATCTATCGATAAAACAGGCAAAGTAGAAGAATTCAAGAAGTCTAGAGCAGTCAGCAGTAAAGATATTAGCGATACGGAGAGCCAGATAAGATCTCCAAGTAGAGAACAGAAGAGGAGTCCTGGTAGAAAAGAGAACAGGGAGGATAAGCGGATTAGCGATCGTAGTAGGGAAAAGAGAGACAAGAAATTTGATGATAGAGAAAGAGGAGACAGAAGGAGTTTGAAACAGGAGTATAGCGAAAGTAGGAGAAGATCTAGCCCTTGCGGAAGTCGTAGGAAAAGAAGAAGCACTTCCTGGGATCAAGAGGGAAGTCGTAGCGAAAGTCACAGTCGTAGCTGGAGTAGAAGCAGAAGCAAAAGTCCAAAAAGGAAAGAAGAATCTATTGTAGCTTCTTCTAGTAGGGAAAAGCGATCGAACAGAATCGACGACGACAGACCCGATAGATCCAGAATTGATGATAGAAGGGAAAGATCAACAAGAAGTCCTCGACCTAACACTGCCACATACAATAAAG aacattttaagaaacatgtaTCTACAAAaggagatcgcgatgaatggaaCAGAAGAAAATATAGCTGTGCGGAAAGGGAAAAGGAAAGTAGATCGTACGATGCAGTAGAAGTGCTAAGGGAGAGAAACGTAGAATCTGACAGACATAGAGATAGTAGATTTCGTGGAGACGAAGCAGATCGATCCATGTGGTCATACGAGTCGGAGAATATTCTCCGCGATGGAAACGAGTCTCTGGACTCTTATCCAAACGGTCAAGATCTAGATGTTGATTACGAGGAAAAAGCTTATTATAGGGATGATAGTATCGAACGGGATATTATGGAAGGTCCATTCCGTCCTTCATCAAAGTTCAAACACAG gAAAAGTAGACCTGGTGCGAGGAGGGACAGACAAtgggagaaagaaaaagaatcgGTAGATTTAGACAGACATGGGCACGCTCGAAGAGCAGAGAAAATACCGCCGTCATCTAGAGGTCGTTCTCCACCACGTCCAAGGAGATCGTCACCTAGATCGTCCCATGACCGATTTCGACGTGGATCCAGATCGCATTCGAAGTCATGGTCAAGATCAAGGTCACGATCCAGGTCAAGATCTAGATCACGATCTCGATCAACGTCCAGGCCCCGATCGATGATGCGTTCAAGATCGAGATCTAGATCCAGATCAGGATCTCGTTCAAGGACTAGGTCTAATTCTGCCTCGAGAATGAGGAATCCGGATCATTTACAAATGGCGGAACGATTACGATCCTCCAG GTCACCTTCAATGGGTCGAGGTAGAAACAACGAGAGTTCGAGGGAAAGGAATGATGAGCGCGATAATATGACTTTAGATGACTGTGCTGAAAGAGGTAGACGGATAGAAACAATCGTACAATCCGTGTCCGGATTAGCAAGGGATTCGTCCGTGTTAGACGCTAATATGCATATAGGTGACAATATGGAGACAGTGGCGACAAGTTTTCAGTATTCAGCTGAGAACGAAGttggaaatgaatattattatacGGAGAATAATTTGACCTATCCACCATGCATTGATGACACGACTACAAGTTCTCCGAAACGTTTGTCTCTAGACGATAG GCTAGAACTTGAACTGGGAATTAAGAAACAGCAAGATGGTACAAGTGTACCGAACGAGTATGGAGACAATTTTAATACGAACATATGCTATCCATCGCCAaatcagcaacagcaacaaatGCTGTACCGTCAGCAACCTACTGTTTTACAA GTCGGCAATGTGTTGCAAGTAGTACCTGCAGACTTTAACGGAGTTCCAGTACGCAGGGAGTCTGCCAGCTCTTCGACAGCCCCTATCGTACGGGGTTCTAGCCAAGTAGTGCGCGTAGGTAATGTTCTTCAAGTTGTACCGACATCATTAGACTGGAGCGGTGGACAGACCTCGACGGTCGAACAATCCGGCGGAATGATGTACACCGCGACAGTCCCTCAACCATCCCCAGTCCCTTCGATCCCTATATCTGTACCTGTTCCAGTACCCGTCCCGATGCCTGTACCTGCTGTTCCACCCGCCATGACTTCGTCGACACCTGTTTCTACTCTGTCGCCTGTTCCAATACCTCTTTCCGTCCCTGTGCCTGTTCCTGGTCCAGTTTCGCTTCCGGTGACGCAGACATTTTCCAGAACAGAAGTGGTACCACAGA AAGTGCCAGTTTTGCCAGTATACAATTATGAGGCCATTTTAGAAACTCGTAGAAAGGAACAAGAAGAACGTAAAAGATTACGTGAAATTAGGAGGAAAGAAAAGGAACGCAGGcgaattgagcgaatcaatcgtCGTGCCCTTCGACTGTTAGAGAAAAATAATATGCGCCAATCGGAGAACACGAACCAGCAGAAAAGTACAGCTCTGGACCCGTCTGTTTTGAAAGCTCTTCGAGAAAGCGAGGAACAAGCCAACGCGGAGAAACAGCAAGCGGCCATTGTTCTGGAAAAGAAGGAAGAAACGTCAGTGGTAGCAACCTCTACTTCCGCGGAGGAAGAAGAGGTTCCTGCTGAAGAGGAtgaggaggaagaagaggaggaagaggctGAGGTGGAGGATGACGAAGAGGATGAGGAAGAAGTGGAAGAGGAtgatgaagaagaagaggaagatgaAGAGAAATCAAAGGTGAACAAATCGAAAAATGAAATCAATGAAGCTACtgcgacaacaacaacaatcaCGCTAGATGAAACGAGTAAAATTCAGATTGAAGCAGAGTCTAAAGAATGGCCGGAGTTGCCACCAGTACCATTGAAGGGAATTTTAATGACATCAGGTTTCAG AAGAACCTCGGTTCCCAATGGTAATGTGGATGATTTATCTACCCCTGAAAACGAAAGTGGAGACAATACAGATAGAGAAGGCACAGAAGTGGATAAGAATGAATTTAGCAGGGATGAAGCTGGTGAAAACAAATCAAGCAGATCAAAGACTCAAGTGAAAAAATCAAAATCGAAGTCAATTAAGTGGAAGCAGAGAAATAAAAAGTCGGTGCAATTCGCGGATGGAATTAAACCTGGAGAAGGTACCAGTCCCAGTGGTGGTGAAGGAGATATGCCTTCCCCTCCACCACCTACATCCGTGACTACACGAAGCGGAATTCGTGACGTCCGAAGGTCTAGCTCTAGGAAGAGCAGGAAACAAGAAAAGAGAACACGACCTCCGAAAGCAAAGAAAAAAGTAAAG GTAAAGATCATAAAACTGAAGAAACCTCGTGTCACACCGTTAACAGCGATGATGATGGATGATTCAGACGAATTGGAAGATCgttcaccaccaccaccacctccaGGATCTCCACCACCGCCGCATCTTTGGCCAAGTTATCTTTCAGCATACAACGGAAATAGTCGTGCAATTGAAGTTCAACCGACGGCCACAATCTCAAACTCTTCCGTTCAACCTCCACCACCTCCTACTCCGCTGCCTCTTTTAGTTCCTCCTCCCCCTCTTAATTATACGATACAACCTTGCAGTAAGGCGTaa